A section of the Pseudomonas tritici genome encodes:
- a CDS encoding TonB-dependent copper receptor: MSRFSADTRLGSTPVFAVLCGALLAPQAYADEHAEHELTPTVITAIAPSSPLTVVTNPKDPRQPVPASDGGDYLKTIPGFALVRNGGTNGDPVLRGMFGSRLNILTNGSMMLGACPGRMDAPTSYISPETYDKLTVIKGPQTVLWGPGASAGTVLFEREPEQFGELGTRLNASVLAGSNGRFDKVIDAAAGGPLGYVRVIGNQAHADDYKDGNNDTVASRYDKWNGDVAVGFTPDADTLLELTAGRGDGEARYAGRGMDGSQFLRESLGLRFETSNIGDVLDKVEAQVYYNYADHVMDNYSLRTPSGTGMMAGPMASNVDRRTLGARIKATWRWADVQLISGLDAQTNEHRQRSSMGIDTYKDLPRVKDANFHNYGVFGELTWYAADRDRLITGARLDRASAKDFRQTTGSGMSARANPTADDTRADTLPSGFMRYEHDLADSPTTLYAGLGHSERFPDYWELFSPNTGAAGTVNAFDGVKPEKTTQLDFGAQYKAEALEAWASGYIGRVQDFILFDYRPGMMGTTSQARNVDARIMGGELGAAYKLTRHWKADATLAYAWGKNSSDGKALPQMPPLDARLGLTYSEDNWSAGALWRVVAAQNRIDQNKGNVVGKDFDKSGGFGVFSLNAAYRINKNFKVSTGVDNLFGKAYAEHLNLAGNAGFGYPANDPQAIKEPGRTLWTKVDMSF; this comes from the coding sequence ATGTCCAGGTTTTCTGCTGACACCCGCTTGGGAAGCACTCCTGTGTTCGCCGTTCTATGCGGCGCACTCCTGGCTCCACAGGCGTATGCCGATGAGCACGCTGAGCACGAGCTCACCCCCACCGTGATCACCGCGATCGCCCCCAGCTCGCCGCTGACCGTGGTCACCAACCCCAAGGACCCGCGTCAACCGGTGCCCGCCAGTGACGGCGGTGACTACCTCAAGACCATCCCGGGCTTTGCGCTGGTGCGCAACGGCGGCACCAACGGCGACCCGGTGCTGCGCGGGATGTTCGGCTCACGCCTGAATATCCTCACCAATGGCAGCATGATGCTCGGCGCCTGCCCCGGCCGTATGGATGCGCCGACCTCGTACATCTCGCCGGAAACCTACGACAAGCTCACCGTGATCAAAGGCCCGCAAACCGTGCTCTGGGGCCCCGGCGCATCCGCTGGCACCGTGTTGTTCGAGCGCGAGCCGGAGCAGTTCGGCGAGTTGGGCACGCGCCTCAACGCCAGTGTGCTGGCCGGTTCCAACGGACGCTTCGACAAGGTCATCGATGCCGCCGCCGGTGGGCCGCTGGGCTATGTACGGGTAATTGGCAACCAGGCGCATGCCGATGACTACAAGGACGGCAACAACGACACCGTCGCCTCGCGCTACGACAAGTGGAACGGTGATGTAGCCGTCGGTTTCACCCCCGACGCCGACACCCTGCTGGAACTCACCGCCGGCCGTGGCGATGGCGAGGCACGCTACGCCGGGCGCGGTATGGACGGCTCGCAGTTCCTGCGTGAAAGCCTGGGGCTGCGCTTCGAAACGTCCAACATCGGCGACGTGCTGGATAAGGTCGAGGCCCAGGTCTACTACAACTACGCCGACCACGTGATGGACAACTACAGCCTGCGCACGCCCTCCGGCACCGGCATGATGGCTGGGCCGATGGCCTCCAACGTCGACCGCCGTACCCTCGGTGCACGGATCAAGGCCACTTGGCGCTGGGCCGATGTGCAACTGATCAGCGGCCTGGACGCGCAGACCAACGAACACCGCCAGCGCAGCAGCATGGGCATCGACACTTACAAGGATTTGCCCCGGGTCAAGGACGCCAATTTCCACAACTATGGCGTGTTCGGCGAACTCACCTGGTACGCCGCCGACCGTGACCGCCTGATCACAGGCGCACGCCTGGATCGCGCCTCGGCCAAGGACTTCAGGCAAACCACCGGTTCCGGCATGAGCGCCCGCGCCAACCCAACCGCCGATGACACCCGCGCCGATACCCTGCCGTCCGGCTTTATGCGCTATGAACACGACCTGGCCGACAGCCCTACCACCCTCTACGCGGGCCTGGGCCACTCGGAGCGTTTCCCGGATTACTGGGAGCTGTTTTCCCCCAACACCGGCGCGGCGGGTACGGTGAATGCCTTTGACGGCGTAAAGCCAGAGAAAACCACCCAGCTCGACTTCGGCGCGCAATACAAAGCCGAGGCGCTTGAAGCCTGGGCCTCGGGCTACATCGGCCGGGTGCAGGACTTCATCCTGTTCGACTACAGGCCAGGGATGATGGGCACCACCTCCCAGGCGCGCAACGTCGACGCCCGCATCATGGGCGGTGAACTGGGCGCGGCGTACAAACTGACGCGCCATTGGAAGGCCGACGCCACCCTCGCCTACGCCTGGGGCAAGAACAGCAGCGACGGCAAGGCGCTGCCGCAAATGCCGCCGTTGGACGCACGCCTGGGCCTCACCTACAGCGAGGACAACTGGAGTGCCGGCGCCCTGTGGCGCGTGGTCGCCGCGCAAAACCGCATCGATCAAAACAAGGGCAACGTAGTCGGCAAGGACTTCGACAAGAGCGGCGGCTTCGGCGTGTTCTCGTTGAACGCGGCGTACCGCATCAACAAAAACTTCAAAGTCAGCACCGGCGTCGACAACCTGTTTGGCAAGGCCTACGCCGAGCACTTGAACCTGGCCGGCAATGCCGGGTTCGGCTACCCGGCCAATGACCCGCAGGCCATCAAGGAGCCCGGTCGCACCCTCTGGACCAAGGTGGACATGAGCTTCTAA
- a CDS encoding DUF2946 domain-containing protein, with product MGAPRARLSPRHRVMRGSWISLFAMLMIFIGPLISQAMPMDHHAGMSMEMPMDHGDSHHKKAADEHHALWSKCGYCDLLYSCPALPGGISTFNLNSPAPANALTAATRLGHARQSIFPGARSRAPPIAS from the coding sequence ATGGGCGCCCCTCGCGCCAGGCTGTCTCCACGCCACCGCGTAATGCGCGGCAGTTGGATCAGCCTGTTCGCCATGCTGATGATCTTTATCGGTCCGCTGATTTCCCAAGCGATGCCGATGGATCATCACGCCGGCATGTCGATGGAAATGCCGATGGACCATGGCGATTCCCATCACAAAAAGGCCGCTGACGAACACCACGCCCTCTGGTCCAAGTGCGGCTATTGCGACCTGCTCTACAGCTGCCCCGCCCTGCCTGGCGGCATTTCAACGTTCAACCTAAACAGCCCGGCACCTGCCAACGCCCTCACCGCCGCCACGCGCCTGGGCCACGCCCGGCAGAGCATCTTCCCCGGCGCCCGCAGTCGCGCGCCGCCCATCGCTTCGTAA
- a CDS encoding copper chaperone PCu(A)C, which translates to MLKSSLLLAALLLPVFSAANADDYKAGDLLVSDPWSQELPPNAPTVAAYFVIHNTGATPDRLLSVETPVADKAELHEHVMQGDLMKMQQVPSVAVPAKGELTFAPMAYHVMLLGLKDRSLLADGKQFPLTLTFEKAGKVEVEVSVQKVPPMATHEHKHAQ; encoded by the coding sequence ATGCTCAAATCTTCCCTGCTTCTGGCTGCGTTGTTGCTGCCGGTGTTCAGTGCTGCCAATGCCGATGACTACAAGGCCGGCGACCTGTTGGTCAGCGATCCCTGGTCCCAGGAATTGCCGCCCAACGCGCCGACTGTTGCGGCGTACTTCGTGATTCATAACACCGGTGCTACCCCGGACCGTCTGCTCAGCGTCGAGACGCCAGTGGCCGACAAGGCCGAGCTGCATGAGCATGTGATGCAGGGCGACCTGATGAAGATGCAGCAGGTGCCCAGCGTCGCCGTACCTGCAAAAGGCGAGCTGACCTTTGCGCCGATGGCGTATCACGTGATGCTGCTCGGCCTCAAAGACCGCAGCCTGTTGGCCGACGGCAAGCAATTCCCGCTGACCCTCACCTTCGAAAAGGCCGGCAAGGTCGAGGTGGAAGTGTCGGTGCAGAAGGTGCCGCCAATGGCCACACACGAGCATAAACACGCCCAATAG
- a CDS encoding DUF2946 domain-containing protein: MARQRFAIAWIACLAVLFNAFAMPMASAMQQADDPVKRLLWGSFCSSNGASLKTIALGTLEIPAPQQDDHSTMQHCWCCSGSAPLVALPGHVPQLYVTRFEAVQNLPQPPLQNPTPRQQWPSLNPRASPTV, from the coding sequence ATGGCCCGTCAACGCTTTGCAATCGCCTGGATCGCCTGCCTTGCAGTGCTGTTCAACGCCTTTGCCATGCCGATGGCCAGTGCGATGCAGCAAGCCGATGATCCGGTCAAGAGACTGCTCTGGGGCAGTTTCTGTTCCTCCAATGGCGCCAGCCTGAAGACCATTGCCCTGGGCACGCTGGAAATTCCGGCGCCACAACAGGACGATCACTCCACCATGCAGCATTGCTGGTGTTGCTCAGGCTCGGCGCCGTTGGTGGCGTTGCCGGGGCATGTGCCGCAGTTGTATGTCACGCGGTTCGAGGCGGTGCAAAACCTGCCGCAGCCCCCACTGCAAAACCCTACCCCGCGCCAGCAATGGCCGAGCCTCAACCCCCGTGCCTCTCCAACGGTCTGA
- a CDS encoding helix-turn-helix domain-containing transcriptional regulator: protein MALTRSYKHTIAERAQRDPEFAQALLDEAATLFLNGEPEVSRVILRDLVNATVGFEGLAKETAKPSKSLHRMLSASGNPSMDNLAAIFAVIRKALGVDMQVHGVPTA from the coding sequence ATGGCGCTCACCCGCAGCTACAAACACACCATCGCCGAACGTGCTCAGCGCGACCCTGAATTTGCCCAGGCTCTCCTTGATGAGGCTGCTACGTTGTTTCTAAATGGTGAGCCGGAAGTTTCACGTGTCATTCTGCGTGATCTGGTCAACGCCACAGTAGGCTTTGAAGGCCTTGCGAAAGAAACGGCCAAACCGAGTAAAAGCCTGCACCGAATGCTGTCGGCCAGTGGCAATCCAAGCATGGATAACCTCGCGGCAATTTTTGCGGTGATTAGAAAAGCCCTGGGTGTTGATATGCAGGTCCACGGAGTTCCCACTGCATAA
- a CDS encoding type II toxin-antitoxin system RelE/ParE family toxin → MIEIEEYRRDNQSSPFDEWFSSLSVPAATRVSTALVRLEMGNTSNIKWFDGLGEYRIDWGPGLRIYLIQEAHRLIILFGGGDKSSQKRDIKVVKSLINEHQRDKKLKQQR, encoded by the coding sequence ATGATTGAGATTGAAGAATACCGACGCGATAACCAGTCCAGCCCGTTCGATGAGTGGTTTTCATCCTTGAGTGTGCCGGCAGCCACCAGAGTTTCCACCGCTTTGGTTCGACTTGAAATGGGCAACACCAGCAACATCAAGTGGTTCGATGGGTTGGGCGAATACCGCATCGACTGGGGACCAGGCCTGCGAATCTATCTGATACAAGAAGCCCACCGACTAATCATCCTTTTCGGTGGTGGCGACAAGTCCAGTCAAAAGCGCGATATCAAAGTCGTGAAGTCGCTGATCAATGAACATCAGCGTGACAAGAAATTGAAACAACAGAGGTAA
- a CDS encoding cobalt-precorrin-6A reductase, with translation MKRILLLGGVTEALAIARTLGPEHIYSLAGVGRVPTDLTCQVRVGGYGGAEGLAQFVRDEAISLILDATHPYAAQISRNAAEAAQLSHVPCWALRRPAWQPQAGDDWREVGDWTSLIEALKPFKRPLFTLGREPLQHLDEIPPEQFWTLRALDVYPGNERCEVIGARGPFLIEDERALFERRQIDVLISKNSGSSATEPKLEVARERGVPVLVLKRPVLAQVDRELLSPDETLIALANFIR, from the coding sequence ATGAAGCGCATCCTGCTGCTGGGCGGCGTGACTGAAGCGCTGGCTATCGCACGGACCTTGGGGCCGGAGCATATCTACAGCTTGGCCGGCGTTGGCCGCGTGCCTACTGATCTGACCTGCCAAGTGCGGGTCGGCGGTTACGGTGGCGCTGAGGGTTTGGCGCAGTTTGTTCGGGATGAGGCGATTAGCTTGATTCTCGATGCGACTCATCCGTATGCGGCGCAGATCAGCCGCAATGCCGCCGAGGCTGCGCAGTTAAGCCATGTGCCGTGCTGGGCGTTACGCCGACCGGCATGGCAGCCGCAGGCGGGGGATGATTGGCGCGAGGTGGGTGATTGGACCTCGTTGATCGAAGCGCTCAAACCCTTCAAACGCCCATTGTTCACGCTGGGGCGTGAGCCGTTGCAGCATCTCGACGAAATCCCGCCGGAGCAGTTCTGGACGTTGCGTGCGCTGGATGTGTATCCGGGGAATGAGCGGTGTGAAGTGATCGGCGCACGCGGACCGTTTCTGATTGAAGACGAACGGGCGCTATTTGAAAGACGGCAGATCGATGTGTTGATCAGCAAGAACAGCGGCAGCAGCGCAACCGAGCCGAAGTTGGAGGTGGCGCGGGAGCGCGGAGTACCGGTGTTGGTGTTGAAGCGGCCCGTGTTGGCTCAAGTAGATCGGGAACTCTTGTCGCCTGATGAAACACTCATCGCGTTGGCAAATTTCATTCGGTAA
- a CDS encoding bifunctional cobalt-precorrin-7 (C(5))-methyltransferase/cobalt-precorrin-6B (C(15))-methyltransferase encodes MSPWLTVVGIGEDGFKGLGRNARHALLRASRIIGGQRQLDLLPVCIRGERQVWPSPFSLEPVLARRGEPVCVLASGDPMFYGVGASLARQVAVDELLILPAPSSVSLAAARLGWPLQEVVTLSVVARPLAALNAHLASGVRLLVLSNDGRSPALIASLLAESGFGPSRLSVFEHLGGTDERRLDGLAQAWEHSLVADLNLVAIDCLADANTARLSRLAGLPDSAFKHDGQLTKRDVRAMTLARLAPMPGELLWDVGAGSGSIGIEWMRAHPSCRAVAIEGDAGRQGLIEHNRDALGVPGLQLVRGKAPDALLGLEAPDAIFIGGGVTREGVLDTCWQHLRPGGRLVANAVTLQSEMTLTAWRAQHGGELTRIHVAQAQPLGEFDTWRQALPITLLEVVKPL; translated from the coding sequence ATGTCGCCCTGGCTGACGGTTGTAGGCATCGGTGAAGACGGCTTCAAGGGGCTGGGCAGGAATGCCCGGCATGCCCTGTTGCGCGCCTCGCGGATTATAGGGGGTCAGCGTCAGTTGGACCTGTTGCCGGTGTGTATTCGTGGCGAGCGCCAGGTGTGGCCGAGCCCGTTTTCGCTGGAGCCGGTGCTGGCGCGGCGCGGGGAGCCGGTGTGTGTGCTGGCGAGTGGCGATCCGATGTTCTATGGCGTGGGGGCGAGTTTGGCGCGACAGGTGGCGGTGGATGAGTTGCTGATATTGCCGGCGCCTTCGTCGGTGTCCCTGGCGGCGGCGCGGCTGGGCTGGCCGTTGCAGGAGGTGGTGACGTTATCCGTGGTGGCGCGGCCGTTGGCGGCGCTGAATGCGCATCTGGCCAGTGGTGTGCGATTGTTGGTGTTGAGTAATGACGGTCGCAGCCCTGCGTTGATTGCCTCGTTGCTGGCTGAGTCCGGGTTCGGGCCGAGCCGGTTGAGCGTGTTTGAACACTTGGGCGGCACGGATGAGCGGCGTCTCGACGGGCTGGCGCAGGCGTGGGAACACAGCTTGGTCGCTGATTTGAATCTGGTCGCCATCGACTGCCTGGCCGACGCGAATACTGCGCGCCTGTCGCGCCTCGCCGGCCTGCCGGATTCGGCGTTCAAACATGACGGCCAACTGACCAAACGCGACGTGCGCGCCATGACCCTCGCCCGCCTCGCCCCGATGCCCGGCGAACTGCTGTGGGATGTGGGCGCGGGCAGCGGCTCCATTGGGATTGAATGGATGCGCGCTCATCCGAGCTGCCGTGCAGTGGCGATTGAAGGCGATGCGGGCCGCCAAGGCCTGATCGAACACAACCGCGACGCCCTTGGCGTGCCTGGCTTGCAACTGGTTCGCGGCAAGGCGCCCGATGCGCTTCTCGGCCTGGAAGCACCGGACGCGATCTTCATCGGCGGCGGCGTTACTCGCGAAGGCGTGCTCGACACCTGCTGGCAACACCTGCGGCCTGGGGGGCGATTGGTCGCCAACGCAGTGACCCTGCAAAGTGAAATGACCCTGACGGCTTGGCGCGCGCAGCACGGCGGCGAACTGACGCGCATCCATGTGGCTCAGGCTCAGCCGCTGGGGGAATTCGATACCTGGCGCCAGGCGTTGCCGATCACCTTGCTGGAAGTGGTCAAGCCGCTATGA
- the cobG gene encoding precorrin-3B synthase, with the protein MPPDKAGIIPRLYPRTGSPVNQTPAVNTLRPSACPGLLRIVQALDGGICRIKLAGGSITAVQAHAVADAAQAYAGGVIEATNRANLQIRGIGAEEHALIAMLLAAGLGPSNAAGDDVRNLMLSPSAGIDPQMLFDTRPLADQILATLQNHPRFHELSAKFAVQLDGGEALAMLEHHHDLWLSAFVRDGETLLAFGLAGCPGLDAPLAAVPLEQGHALVVAVLEAFLDLATPEQTRMRHLPVDNLLSRLHLKLLPVDGFNRPPSGALLHLGTYPQTQKNQFYVAAIAPLGRLDSAMLAGVAQLASEYGDGTLRFTPWQGVLLPNVEKPHAVTERLAQLGFLCSVDQPLARMTACTGSRGCGKALADTKADAVQLAALKPDHDVHLSGCPRSCAAAHVAPVTLLAVSPGHYDLYFREAAHPGFGRLHARNLSIEATGALLRARPRSNTDD; encoded by the coding sequence ATGCCGCCGGACAAAGCAGGCATAATACCGCGCCTTTACCCGCGAACCGGTAGCCCCGTGAACCAGACGCCCGCTGTGAATACCTTGCGCCCCTCGGCTTGTCCGGGGTTGCTGCGTATTGTCCAGGCGCTGGACGGTGGCATTTGCCGGATCAAATTGGCCGGTGGTTCGATCACCGCAGTGCAGGCCCATGCGGTGGCGGACGCGGCCCAGGCCTATGCCGGTGGAGTGATTGAGGCGACCAACCGCGCCAACCTGCAGATTCGCGGGATCGGTGCCGAAGAGCACGCCTTGATCGCCATGCTGCTGGCCGCAGGCCTAGGCCCCAGCAACGCCGCTGGCGACGATGTGCGCAACCTGATGCTCAGCCCCAGCGCCGGTATCGACCCGCAGATGCTGTTCGACACCCGCCCGCTGGCCGATCAGATCCTCGCCACCCTGCAAAACCACCCACGTTTCCATGAGCTGTCGGCAAAGTTCGCTGTGCAGTTGGATGGCGGTGAAGCGCTGGCGATGCTCGAACATCATCATGATCTGTGGCTTTCGGCGTTTGTACGCGATGGTGAGACGCTCCTCGCATTCGGCCTGGCCGGTTGCCCTGGGCTGGATGCACCGTTGGCGGCTGTGCCATTGGAGCAGGGCCATGCGCTGGTGGTGGCGGTGCTGGAGGCGTTTCTTGACCTCGCCACTCCGGAACAAACCCGCATGCGTCATCTGCCTGTGGATAACCTGCTGAGCCGCTTGCACCTGAAGCTACTGCCGGTCGACGGCTTCAATCGCCCGCCCAGTGGTGCTTTGCTGCACCTTGGGACTTATCCACAGACGCAAAAAAATCAGTTCTATGTCGCTGCCATCGCACCCTTGGGTCGCCTGGATTCGGCGATGCTTGCGGGCGTCGCACAACTCGCCAGCGAGTACGGCGACGGCACCTTGCGTTTCACCCCTTGGCAGGGCGTGCTGCTGCCCAACGTCGAAAAGCCTCACGCCGTGACCGAGCGCCTAGCGCAGCTGGGCTTCCTCTGCTCAGTTGACCAACCCCTGGCGCGCATGACTGCCTGCACCGGTTCCAGGGGCTGCGGCAAAGCGCTGGCCGACACCAAGGCTGATGCGGTGCAACTCGCCGCGCTGAAACCCGATCACGACGTGCACCTGTCCGGCTGCCCACGTTCCTGCGCCGCCGCACACGTTGCGCCGGTGACATTGCTGGCCGTGAGCCCCGGCCACTACGACCTCTATTTCCGCGAAGCAGCCCATCCCGGTTTCGGCCGGTTGCACGCGCGCAACCTTTCTATTGAAGCGACGGGCGCCTTGCTGCGCGCTCGCCCACGGAGCAACACCGATGATTGA
- a CDS encoding precorrin-8X methylmutase, whose translation MIDYIRDGQEIYRNSFAIIRAEAKLDRIPADLEKLAVRVIHACGMVDAIDGLQFSEGAGKAGRDALAAGAPILCDARMVSEGVTRTRLPANNQVICTLRDDSVPELARALGNTRSAAALELWRPHLEGSVVVIGNAPTALFYLLEMLDAGAPKPALILGFPVGFVGAAESKAMLAADSRGVPFVIMQGRLGGSAMAAAAVNALATEVE comes from the coding sequence ATGATTGATTACATCCGCGATGGTCAGGAGATCTATCGCAACTCCTTCGCCATTATTCGCGCGGAAGCCAAGTTGGACCGCATCCCGGCCGACCTGGAAAAACTCGCGGTGCGCGTGATTCATGCCTGCGGCATGGTCGATGCCATCGACGGCCTGCAGTTCTCCGAAGGCGCAGGCAAGGCCGGGCGCGATGCGTTGGCCGCTGGCGCGCCGATTCTGTGTGATGCGCGGATGGTGTCCGAAGGCGTGACCCGCACACGCCTGCCGGCTAACAATCAAGTGATCTGCACCCTGCGTGACGACAGCGTGCCGGAGCTGGCACGGGCGTTGGGCAACACCCGTTCCGCTGCCGCCCTGGAACTCTGGCGCCCGCACCTGGAAGGCAGCGTGGTGGTGATCGGCAACGCGCCGACCGCGTTGTTCTACCTGCTGGAGATGCTTGATGCTGGCGCACCAAAACCGGCGTTGATCCTCGGCTTCCCGGTCGGCTTTGTGGGCGCCGCCGAATCCAAGGCGATGCTGGCCGCCGACAGCCGCGGCGTGCCATTCGTGATCATGCAAGGCCGCCTGGGCGGCAGCGCGATGGCCGCCGCAGCGGTGAATGCCCTGGCCACGGAGGTCGAATAA
- a CDS encoding precorrin-2 C(20)-methyltransferase, with amino-acid sequence MQARGRLIGLGVGPGDPELITLKALRLLRESPVVAYFVAKGKKGNAFGIIEDHLVPQQTLMPLVYPVTTEALPAPMSYEQVISDFYDAASVDVAAHLDAGRDVAVICEGDPFFYGSYMYLHDRLAERYEAQVIPGVCSMLGGASVLGAPLVYRNQSLSVLSGVLPHEDLKRRLADADAAVIMKLGRNFPKVRQVLEELGLAGRALYVERATMANQKIVPLDQVEPMSSPYFSLIIVPGERWQG; translated from the coding sequence ATGCAGGCACGCGGACGCTTGATCGGCTTGGGCGTTGGCCCCGGTGATCCCGAACTGATCACCCTCAAGGCGCTGCGCCTGCTGCGCGAATCGCCTGTTGTGGCGTACTTCGTGGCCAAGGGCAAGAAGGGCAACGCCTTCGGCATCATCGAAGATCACCTGGTGCCGCAGCAGACCCTGATGCCGCTGGTGTACCCGGTGACCACCGAAGCGCTGCCGGCGCCGATGTCCTACGAGCAAGTAATCAGCGATTTCTACGACGCCGCCAGTGTCGACGTCGCCGCGCATTTGGACGCTGGCCGCGATGTGGCGGTGATCTGCGAAGGCGACCCGTTCTTCTACGGCTCCTACATGTACCTGCACGACCGCCTCGCCGAACGCTACGAAGCGCAAGTCATCCCAGGCGTGTGCTCGATGCTAGGTGGCGCCTCGGTGCTGGGTGCGCCGTTGGTGTATCGCAACCAGAGCCTGTCGGTGTTGTCAGGCGTGTTGCCACATGAGGACCTCAAGCGGCGCCTGGCGGATGCCGACGCGGCGGTGATCATGAAGCTGGGCCGTAACTTCCCCAAAGTGCGCCAGGTGCTCGAAGAACTCGGCCTGGCCGGGCGTGCGCTCTATGTGGAACGCGCGACCATGGCCAACCAGAAAATCGTGCCGCTGGATCAGGTGGAACCGATGTCGTCGCCGTATTTCTCGCTGATCATCGTGCCTGGCGAACGGTGGCAAGGTTGA
- the cobJ gene encoding precorrin-3B C(17)-methyltransferase, with the protein MRPAIVILGQGSLATARQIQQVYPGAVIHGLAGRVEGADQAYSEFGATLRQLYQHGTPLIALCAAGIVIRTLAPLLLEKGEEPAVLAVAEDGSAVVPLLGGLGGVNVMAREIAAALNVAAAITTSGELRFGTCLLNPPMGYELADLELGKRFVSDLLAGESVRIEGAAPWLEQANLPQDQQARLAIHVGSAERTPAANELLIYPKNVCVTCKPGVQLAERVRTALHKAGIAVQSLACLLASDTQMAEASLHEAALELGVPLRFASVTQDADILINVAEQPLDLAQVGRPRGRLAVIGLGPGAAELMVPAVKAELARCTDVLGYETYVRMAGPFRDDQVQHCTDNREEMQRARHAFELAAQGRSVVVVSSGDPGVFAMAAAVIEALHESSDPAWHQVDLEILPGVSASLATAAQAGAPLGHDFCVMSLSDNLKPWSIIEKRLDLASQADLALAFYNPISRSRPWQLGRALEIVALHRTPHTPVVLGRDIGRPGQTLRVTTLGQLTPDQVDMRTMVLIGSSTTCTFPRASGGEWVYTPRWYGEKPAC; encoded by the coding sequence ATGCGCCCGGCGATTGTCATCCTGGGGCAGGGCAGCCTGGCGACTGCGCGCCAGATCCAGCAGGTTTACCCAGGCGCGGTGATCCACGGCTTGGCCGGACGTGTTGAAGGGGCTGACCAGGCCTACAGCGAGTTCGGCGCGACCCTGCGCCAGCTCTATCAACACGGCACGCCGCTGATTGCCCTGTGCGCCGCCGGCATCGTCATACGCACCCTGGCGCCGTTGCTGCTGGAGAAAGGCGAAGAACCCGCCGTGCTGGCCGTGGCCGAAGACGGCAGCGCAGTGGTGCCGTTGCTCGGTGGCCTTGGCGGTGTGAATGTCATGGCGCGCGAAATCGCCGCTGCCTTGAACGTTGCCGCTGCAATCACCACCAGTGGCGAGCTGCGTTTTGGCACCTGCCTGCTTAATCCACCGATGGGTTATGAGCTGGCTGATCTGGAGCTGGGCAAGCGGTTTGTCTCGGACTTGCTGGCCGGCGAAAGCGTGCGCATCGAAGGCGCGGCGCCGTGGCTGGAGCAGGCCAACTTGCCTCAGGATCAACAGGCGCGCCTGGCGATTCATGTGGGCAGCGCCGAGCGCACGCCTGCGGCCAATGAATTGTTGATCTACCCGAAGAATGTATGTGTTACGTGCAAACCAGGCGTGCAATTGGCTGAGCGTGTGCGCACGGCCTTGCATAAGGCGGGTATCGCCGTGCAATCCCTGGCCTGCTTGCTGGCCAGTGATACGCAAATGGCCGAAGCATCGTTGCATGAAGCGGCTCTGGAACTCGGCGTACCGCTGCGGTTTGCCAGTGTTACCCAGGACGCCGACATCCTCATCAACGTTGCCGAGCAACCCCTGGACCTGGCGCAAGTCGGTCGCCCCCGTGGCCGACTGGCCGTGATCGGCCTGGGCCCCGGCGCTGCCGAATTGATGGTGCCCGCGGTGAAAGCCGAACTGGCGCGTTGCACCGACGTGCTCGGCTACGAAACCTACGTGCGCATGGCCGGGCCGTTTCGCGACGATCAGGTGCAGCACTGCACCGACAACCGCGAAGAAATGCAGCGTGCGCGCCACGCCTTCGAGCTGGCCGCGCAGGGCCGTTCGGTGGTGGTGGTGTCGTCCGGCGACCCTGGCGTATTTGCCATGGCCGCCGCGGTAATCGAGGCCTTGCACGAGTCCAGCGACCCGGCCTGGCATCAGGTCGACCTGGAAATCCTGCCCGGCGTCTCGGCCTCCCTGGCCACCGCCGCCCAGGCCGGTGCGCCGTTGGGCCATGACTTCTGCGTGATGTCGCTGTCGGACAACCTCAAGCCCTGGTCGATCATCGAGAAGCGCCTGGACCTGGCGTCCCAGGCCGATCTCGCCCTGGCGTTCTACAACCCGATTTCCCGTTCGCGCCCGTGGCAACTGGGGCGTGCCCTGGAAATCGTCGCGCTGCATCGCACGCCGCACACACCGGTGGTGCTGGGCCGCGATATTGGCCGTCCGGGGCAGACCTTGCGTGTCACCACGTTGGGGCAACTGACGCCGGACCAGGTGGACATGCGCACCATGGTGCTGATCGGCTCGTCCACCACCTGCACATTCCCCCGTGCCAGTGGCGGTGAATGGGTATACACACCGCGCTGGTATGGCGAGAAACCTGCCTGCTGA